A genomic stretch from Candidatus Methylomirabilota bacterium includes:
- the cysK gene encoding cysteine synthase A → MPHGKIYENVTETVGGTPLIYLNRLGAGLPARVAVKHEGYNPYSSVKDRIGYAMIKDAIDRGRLKPGMIIVEPTSGNTGIGLAYVAAALGYRCIFTMPDTMTVERRQMLRALGCKVVLTEGPKGMKACITRAEEIAERLGNRAWIPRQFDNPANPEIHYKTTGPEIWADTGGKVDIFVSGVGTGGTITGTGRYLREKKPGIQIICVEPAESPVISGGSPSPHKQQGIGAGFIPENLDRKIYDEVVTVKTEDAIDTTRRLAREEAIFAGISSGSITWVALQVAKRPENRGKLVVSIIADFGERYLSNAVYTELPEADFSDLASAIGE, encoded by the coding sequence ATGCCCCACGGGAAGATCTACGAGAACGTGACAGAGACGGTCGGCGGCACCCCACTCATCTACCTGAACCGGCTGGGCGCCGGGCTCCCCGCCCGCGTCGCCGTGAAGCACGAGGGCTACAACCCTTACAGCTCCGTGAAGGACCGCATCGGCTACGCGATGATCAAGGACGCCATCGACCGCGGCCGCCTCAAGCCCGGCATGATCATCGTGGAGCCCACCAGCGGCAACACCGGCATCGGCCTCGCCTACGTGGCGGCCGCGCTCGGCTACCGCTGCATCTTCACGATGCCCGACACCATGACCGTGGAGCGACGCCAGATGCTGCGCGCGCTGGGGTGCAAGGTGGTGCTGACAGAGGGGCCGAAGGGCATGAAGGCCTGCATCACCCGCGCCGAGGAGATCGCGGAACGGCTCGGCAATCGCGCGTGGATCCCGCGGCAGTTCGACAACCCCGCCAATCCCGAGATCCACTACAAGACCACCGGGCCCGAGATCTGGGCCGACACCGGCGGCAAGGTGGACATCTTCGTGTCGGGCGTCGGCACCGGCGGCACCATCACCGGCACCGGACGCTACCTGCGTGAGAAGAAGCCGGGTATCCAGATAATCTGCGTGGAGCCCGCCGAGAGCCCTGTGATCTCGGGCGGGAGCCCCTCGCCCCACAAGCAGCAGGGGATCGGCGCAGGCTTCATCCCCGAGAACCTCGACCGGAAGATCTACGACGAGGTGGTGACGGTGAAGACCGAGGACGCGATCGACACCACGCGTCGTCTGGCAAGAGAAGAAGCGATCTTCGCAGGTATCTCCTCCGGCTCCATCACGTGGGTGGCGCTGCAGGTGGCGAAGCGGCCGGAGAACCGCGGCAAGCTCGTCGTGTCCATCATTGCCGACTTCGGCGAGCGCTATCTCTCGAACGCGGTCTATACCGAGCTGCCCGAGGCCGACTTCTCGGACCTGGCCTCCGCTATCGGCGAGTAG